A single Cryptococcus neoformans var. grubii H99 chromosome 7, complete sequence DNA region contains:
- a CDS encoding TTK protein kinase: protein MSSPENGRVLDNLWTTEDESFEVQMPDFHFDWGLEKGKTAEQGIKAPTASLRSLSIKEITPPLPSGSSSTSTPSHSTLSARSSISSAQILPKRGASNASSSPHLPTPPGSVANPGHRSVSVQNIANSGGSSGGESSGERGKAYGGRKFQRVTSAPISPEDERETERVEFQVSGNGCSKSESATNPHTTTIRPPHTQLPSAPLDDTSTVPNHSNFITPALPERTLPIARSTVRRLGGLSKFGGPARRVILPQGSEDVQVQESVESSNVNELQGRHNSAPINRPPQGPPDVYCSYDQASTSPTATAGCDNRLMNISHPDDRTVKSARKPVNQSVHEINESIHEPLALATQPQGEHGVSRISAALSSEGEDRLFRPFGKLEEKLRPVAGPSKASGLRYMDSLPETGPEARDMQGNSPRSSDVGKSASPPYRNLRAARPPPVTESRRNAPMVSTATAVSAPASHPMMSSEILQPPPTQSVPQGKTLFHVNGVPYERLQRLGKGGSSTVYSVLYSGPKKRIIYALKVVQLDRADSETYQSYTNEIELLKRLRGHDRVIQLIDHQITFNQHNRPHRLLMVMECGEIDFAALLDEQRGKAINMNFVGLYWEQMLEAVQAVHRENVVHTDLKPANFVLVKGRLKIIDFGIAKAIANDTVNIQRDQQIGTVNYMSPEAIQRMNNQKVLKLSYPSDVWSLGCILYQMIYGSPPFQHVSGGPLAKMGVIADPNHVVTYPEVAVPKAAVGFSLDGHPTDPASLSVPVSPSAIDSMKRCLAYRKEHRLTIPELLQHEFLKPRIRAPAVPPGSTPITQYQMERLVNFILSENGLPELSDGNHTAEDLFSQLEAQNALSR, encoded by the exons ATGAGCTCACCCGAGAACGGTCGCGTGCTCGACAATCTGTGGACAACCGAGGACGAGTCGTTCGAAGTGCAGATGCCGGACTTCCATTTTGATTGGGGActggagaaaggaaaaaccGCAGAGCAAGGAATTAAGGCCCCCACTGCCTCCTTGCGCTCTCTATCTATCAAAGAAATCACTCCACCCCTCCCTAGTGGGTCTTCTTCTACCTCCACTCCTTCTCATTCCACCTTATCGGCAAGATCGTCAATATCTTCTGCCCAGATATTACCCAAAAGGGGTGCCTCTAATGCGTCCTCATCACCTCACCTACCCACTCCTCCCGGAAGCGTCGCCAACCCTGGCCATCGATCAGTATCTGTTCAAAACATCGCCAATTCTGGTGGAAGCTCCGGTGGGGAGTCTAGCGGTGAAAGGGGCAAGGCTTATGGTGGCCGCAAGTTCCAGCGCGTAACGTCTGCCCCAATATCGCccgaagatgaaagagaaacgGAGAGAGTAGAATTTCAAGTTTCTGGAAATGGTTGCTCA AAATCTGAAAGTGCAACCAATCCACATACTACCACTATACGCCCTCCGCATACACAGCTACCGTCTGCACCACTTGATGATACGTCGACAGTCCCGAATCATTCAAATTTCATTACCCCCGCTCTCCCTGAGCGCACTTTACCAATTGCTAGGTCAACGGTGAGACGTTTGGGCGGACTGTCTAAATTTGGCGGGCCTGCAAGGCGTGTTATATTACCTCAAGGAAGTGAGGATGTCCAGGTTCAAGAAAGTGTGGAAAGTAGCAATGTCAATGAGCTGCAAGGAAGGCACAACTCTGCGCCAATCA ATCGCCCACCCCAAGGGCCTCCAGACGTTTATTGTTCTTATGACCAAGCATCCACTTCACCGACTGCAACAGCCGGATGCGACAATCGATTGATGAACATATCACATCCAGACGATCGAACAGTAAAATCAGCGCGCAAGCCGGTAAACCAAAGCGTACATGAAATAAATGAATCAATTCATGAGCCGTTGGCTTTAGCTACTCAACCGCAAGGGGAACATGGGGTATCACGTATATCGGCGGCTTTATCatcagaaggagaggacaGACTATTCCGGCCTTTCGGTAAACTGGAAGAAAAATTGCGACCTGTCGCTGGTCCGTCGAAGGCGTCAGGCCTTAGGTATATGGATTCTTTGCCGGAAACAGGACCGGAAGCTCGGGACATGCAGGGTAACAGCCCTCGCTCGTCTGATGTCGGAAAATCGGCCAGCCCTCCCTATCGCAACCTTCGTGCTGCCCGCCCGCCACCGGTAACTGAATCACGCAGAAATGCCCCGATGGTATCAACTGCTACCGCTGTTAGCGCACCTGCGTCTCATCCTATGATGTCGTCAGAGATATTGCAGCCCCCGCCCACTCAAAGCGTGCCGCAAGGCAAGACTTTATTTCAT GTGAACGGAGTCCCATACGAAAGATTGCAACGCCTGGGAAAGGGCGGTTCGTCGACGGTTTATTCTGTCCTTTACTCGGGCCCTAAAAAAAGAATCATCTATGCTCTCAAGGTAGTGCAACTCGACCGTGCAGACTCCGAAACATATCAAAGCTACACAAACGAAATCGAGCTTTTGAAGCGTCTCCGTGGACACGATCGTGTTATTCAGCTCATTGATCATCAAATAACTTTCAACCAACATAATCGCCCACATCGTTTGCTGATG GTCATGGAATGCGGCGAGATTGATTTTGCGGCGTTGCTAGATGAGCAACGAGGGAAAGCGATCAATATGAATTTTGTCGGTTTATATTGGGAGCAG ATGCTTGAAGCTGTCCAAGCCGTCCACCGCGAGAACGTCGTTCATACAGATTTGAAGCCAGCGAACTTTGTTTTGGTGAAAGGGCGGTTGAAAATCATTGACTTTGGTATTGCAAAAGCAATAGCAAATGACACTGTCAATATTCAGCGCGATCAGCAA ATTGGCACCGTAAACTACATGTCACCCGAGGCTATTCAAAGAATGAACAATCAGAAGGTATTGAAG TTATCCTATCCCAGCGATGTTTGGTCACTTGGTTGTATCCTTTACCAAATGATTTATGGTAGTCCCCCCTTTCAACATGTTAGTGGAGGACCATTGGCAAAAATGGGTGTGATCGCAGATCCGAACCACGTCGTCACATATCCAGAAGTGGCTGTACCCAAGGCAGCAGTTGGATTCAGTCTTGATGGTCATCCTACAGACCCCGCAAGTCTGTCTGTCCCTGTCAGCCCGTCTGCCATTGATTCAATGAAGCGATGCCTAGCATATCGCAAAGAGCATCGGCTGACAATACCTGAATTATTGCAACATGAGTTTTTGAAGCCAAGAATAAGAG CTCCAGCTGTTCCTCCAGGATCTACTCCAATAACACAGTATCAGATGGAGCGATTGGTCAACTTTATACTATCGGAAAATGGCCTACCGGAACTGTCAGATGGTAATCACACAGCTGAG GATCTATTCTCTCAGTTGGAAGCTCAAAACGCATTGTCTAGATGA
- a CDS encoding TTK protein kinase, variant: MSSPENGRVLDNLWTTEDESFEVQMPDFHFDWGLEKGKTAEQGIKAPTASLRSLSIKEITPPLPSGSSSTSTPSHSTLSARSSISSAQILPKRGASNASSSPHLPTPPGSVANPGHRSVSVQNIANSGGSSGGESSGERGKAYGGRKFQRVTSAPISPEDERETERVEFQVSGNGCSKSESATNPHTTTIRPPHTQLPSAPLDDTSTVPNHSNFITPALPERTLPIARSTVRRLGGLSKFGGPARRVILPQGSEDVQVQESVESSNVNELQGRHNSAPIRPPDVYCSYDQASTSPTATAGCDNRLMNISHPDDRTVKSARKPVNQSVHEINESIHEPLALATQPQGEHGVSRISAALSSEGEDRLFRPFGKLEEKLRPVAGPSKASGLRYMDSLPETGPEARDMQGNSPRSSDVGKSASPPYRNLRAARPPPVTESRRNAPMVSTATAVSAPASHPMMSSEILQPPPTQSVPQGKTLFHVNGVPYERLQRLGKGGSSTVYSVLYSGPKKRIIYALKVVQLDRADSETYQSYTNEIELLKRLRGHDRVIQLIDHQITFNQHNRPHRLLMVMECGEIDFAALLDEQRGKAINMNFVGLYWEQMLEAVQAVHRENVVHTDLKPANFVLVKGRLKIIDFGIAKAIANDTVNIQRDQQIGTVNYMSPEAIQRMNNQKVLKLSYPSDVWSLGCILYQMIYGSPPFQHVSGGPLAKMGVIADPNHVVTYPEVAVPKAAVGFSLDGHPTDPASLSVPVSPSAIDSMKRCLAYRKEHRLTIPELLQHEFLKPRIRAPAVPPGSTPITQYQMERLVNFILSENGLPELSDGNHTAEDLFSQLEAQNALSR; encoded by the exons ATGAGCTCACCCGAGAACGGTCGCGTGCTCGACAATCTGTGGACAACCGAGGACGAGTCGTTCGAAGTGCAGATGCCGGACTTCCATTTTGATTGGGGActggagaaaggaaaaaccGCAGAGCAAGGAATTAAGGCCCCCACTGCCTCCTTGCGCTCTCTATCTATCAAAGAAATCACTCCACCCCTCCCTAGTGGGTCTTCTTCTACCTCCACTCCTTCTCATTCCACCTTATCGGCAAGATCGTCAATATCTTCTGCCCAGATATTACCCAAAAGGGGTGCCTCTAATGCGTCCTCATCACCTCACCTACCCACTCCTCCCGGAAGCGTCGCCAACCCTGGCCATCGATCAGTATCTGTTCAAAACATCGCCAATTCTGGTGGAAGCTCCGGTGGGGAGTCTAGCGGTGAAAGGGGCAAGGCTTATGGTGGCCGCAAGTTCCAGCGCGTAACGTCTGCCCCAATATCGCccgaagatgaaagagaaacgGAGAGAGTAGAATTTCAAGTTTCTGGAAATGGTTGCTCA AAATCTGAAAGTGCAACCAATCCACATACTACCACTATACGCCCTCCGCATACACAGCTACCGTCTGCACCACTTGATGATACGTCGACAGTCCCGAATCATTCAAATTTCATTACCCCCGCTCTCCCTGAGCGCACTTTACCAATTGCTAGGTCAACGGTGAGACGTTTGGGCGGACTGTCTAAATTTGGCGGGCCTGCAAGGCGTGTTATATTACCTCAAGGAAGTGAGGATGTCCAGGTTCAAGAAAGTGTGGAAAGTAGCAATGTCAATGAGCTGCAAGGAAGGCACAACTCTGCGCCAATCA GGCCTCCAGACGTTTATTGTTCTTATGACCAAGCATCCACTTCACCGACTGCAACAGCCGGATGCGACAATCGATTGATGAACATATCACATCCAGACGATCGAACAGTAAAATCAGCGCGCAAGCCGGTAAACCAAAGCGTACATGAAATAAATGAATCAATTCATGAGCCGTTGGCTTTAGCTACTCAACCGCAAGGGGAACATGGGGTATCACGTATATCGGCGGCTTTATCatcagaaggagaggacaGACTATTCCGGCCTTTCGGTAAACTGGAAGAAAAATTGCGACCTGTCGCTGGTCCGTCGAAGGCGTCAGGCCTTAGGTATATGGATTCTTTGCCGGAAACAGGACCGGAAGCTCGGGACATGCAGGGTAACAGCCCTCGCTCGTCTGATGTCGGAAAATCGGCCAGCCCTCCCTATCGCAACCTTCGTGCTGCCCGCCCGCCACCGGTAACTGAATCACGCAGAAATGCCCCGATGGTATCAACTGCTACCGCTGTTAGCGCACCTGCGTCTCATCCTATGATGTCGTCAGAGATATTGCAGCCCCCGCCCACTCAAAGCGTGCCGCAAGGCAAGACTTTATTTCAT GTGAACGGAGTCCCATACGAAAGATTGCAACGCCTGGGAAAGGGCGGTTCGTCGACGGTTTATTCTGTCCTTTACTCGGGCCCTAAAAAAAGAATCATCTATGCTCTCAAGGTAGTGCAACTCGACCGTGCAGACTCCGAAACATATCAAAGCTACACAAACGAAATCGAGCTTTTGAAGCGTCTCCGTGGACACGATCGTGTTATTCAGCTCATTGATCATCAAATAACTTTCAACCAACATAATCGCCCACATCGTTTGCTGATG GTCATGGAATGCGGCGAGATTGATTTTGCGGCGTTGCTAGATGAGCAACGAGGGAAAGCGATCAATATGAATTTTGTCGGTTTATATTGGGAGCAG ATGCTTGAAGCTGTCCAAGCCGTCCACCGCGAGAACGTCGTTCATACAGATTTGAAGCCAGCGAACTTTGTTTTGGTGAAAGGGCGGTTGAAAATCATTGACTTTGGTATTGCAAAAGCAATAGCAAATGACACTGTCAATATTCAGCGCGATCAGCAA ATTGGCACCGTAAACTACATGTCACCCGAGGCTATTCAAAGAATGAACAATCAGAAGGTATTGAAG TTATCCTATCCCAGCGATGTTTGGTCACTTGGTTGTATCCTTTACCAAATGATTTATGGTAGTCCCCCCTTTCAACATGTTAGTGGAGGACCATTGGCAAAAATGGGTGTGATCGCAGATCCGAACCACGTCGTCACATATCCAGAAGTGGCTGTACCCAAGGCAGCAGTTGGATTCAGTCTTGATGGTCATCCTACAGACCCCGCAAGTCTGTCTGTCCCTGTCAGCCCGTCTGCCATTGATTCAATGAAGCGATGCCTAGCATATCGCAAAGAGCATCGGCTGACAATACCTGAATTATTGCAACATGAGTTTTTGAAGCCAAGAATAAGAG CTCCAGCTGTTCCTCCAGGATCTACTCCAATAACACAGTATCAGATGGAGCGATTGGTCAACTTTATACTATCGGAAAATGGCCTACCGGAACTGTCAGATGGTAATCACACAGCTGAG GATCTATTCTCTCAGTTGGAAGCTCAAAACGCATTGTCTAGATGA